From one Phaenicophaeus curvirostris isolate KB17595 chromosome 38, BPBGC_Pcur_1.0, whole genome shotgun sequence genomic stretch:
- the LOC138732813 gene encoding tubulin alpha-1C chain — MRECISIHVGQAGVQIGNACWELYCLEHGIQPDGQMPSDKTIGGGDDSFNTFFSETGAGKHVPRAVFVDLEPTVIDEVRTGTYRQLFHPEQLITGKEDAANNYARGHYTIGKEIIDLVLDRIRKLADQCTGLQGFLVFHSFGGGTGSGFTSLLMERLSVDYGKKSKLEFSIYPAPQVSTAVVEPYNSILTTHTTLEHSDCAFMVDNEAIYDICRRNLDIERPTYTNLNRLIGQIVSSITASLRFDGALNVDLTEFQTNLVPYPRIHFPLATYAPVISAEKAYHEQLSVAEITNACFEPANQMVKCDPRHGKYMACCLLYRGDVVPKDVNAAIATIKTKRSIQFVDWCPTGFKVGINYQPPTVVPGGDLAKVQRAVCMLSNTTAIAEAWARLDHKFDLMYAKRAFVHWYVGEGMEEGEFSEAREDMAALEKDYEEVGADSVDGEEDGEEF; from the exons ATG CGTGAGTGCATCTCCATCCATGTGGGCCAAGCGGGCGTGCAGATCGGGAACGCCTGCTGGGAGCTGTACTGCCTGGAGCACGGCATCCAGCCCGATGGGCAGATGCCCAGCGACAAGACCATCGGCGGGGGAGACGACTCCTTCAACACCTTCTTCAGCGAGACCGGCGCCGGCAAACACGTGCCGCGGGCCGTCTTCGTGGACCTGGAGCCCACGGTGATCG ACGAGGTTCGCACCGGGACGTACCGGCAGCTCTTCCACCCGGAGCAGCTGATCACGGGCAAGGAAGATGCCGCCAACAACTACGCCCGCGGGCACTACACCATCGGCAAGGAGATCATCGACCTGGTCCTCGACCGCATCCGCAAGCTG gcTGACCAGTGCACGGGGCTGCAGGGCTTCCTGGTCTTCCACAGCTTCGGGGGCGGCACCGGCTCCGGCTTCACCTCGCTGCTCATGGAGCGCCTCTCGGTCGACTACGGCAAGAAGTCCAAGCTGGAGTTCTCCATCTACCCGGCCCCGCAGGTGTCCACGGCCGTGGTGGAGCCCTACAACTCCATCCTCACCACCCACACCACCCTGGAGCACTCCGACTGCGCCTTCATGGTGGACAACGAAGCCATCTACGACATCTGCCGCCGCAACCTGGACATCGAGAGGCCCACCTACACCAACCTCAACAGGTTGATCGGCCAGATCGTGTCGTCCATCACGGCCTCGCTGCGCTTCGACGGGGCCCTCAACGTCGACCTGACGGAGTTCCAGACCAACCTGGTGCCGTACCCGCGCATCCACTTCCCGCTGGCCACCTACGCGCCGGTGATCTCTGCCGAGAAGGCTTACCACGAGCAGCTCTCGGTGGCCGAGATCACCAACGCCTGCTTCGAGCCGGCCAACCAGATGGTGAAGTGCGACCCGCGGCACGGCAAGTACATGGCGTGCTGCCTGCTGTACCGCGGGGACGTGGTGCCCAAGGATGTCAACGCCGCCATCGCCACCATCAAAACCAAGCGCAGCATCCAGTTTGTGGACTGGTGCCCTACTGGTTTCAAGGTGGGGATCAACTACCAGCCGCCCACGGTGGTGCCCGGGGGGGACCTGGCCAAGGTGCAGCGCGCGGTGTGCATGCTGAGCAACACCACGGCCATCGCCGAGGCCTGGGCCCGCCTGGACCACAAGTTTGACCTGATGTACGCCAAGCGGGCGTTCGTGCACTGGTACGTGGGGGAGGGCATGGAGGAGGGCGAGTTCTCGGAGGCGCGGGAGGACATGGCGGCTCTGGAGAAGGATTACGAGGAGGTGGGGGCCGACAGcgtggatggggaggaggacGGGGAGGAATTCTAG
- the PRPH gene encoding peripherin, with amino-acid sequence MSRGGVAGGPRRAPLRAPPPPIPVASGRLSGAAAARAAEREELAALNDRFAAFLERVRALERQNGALRAALNRPGPPPRAAGLVQGELRGLRERLQLLSCDRDRLQAERDGLAAELAALRHRLEDEMQKREDAEKSLVLFRKDVDHATLSRLELERKVELLMDEIGFLKKLHEEELRDLEVSAPGPAVPVEVEVCKPELTAALREIRTQYESIAVKNLQEAEEWYKSKFADLSDAANRNHEAVRLAKQEMNESRRQIQSLTCEVDGLKGMNEALQRQMREMEAEFGEEVGGYQDVVGRLEQEIQQMKEEMARHLREYQDLLNVKMALDIEIATYRKLLEGEESRITVPLYPTTSFSIRSSVMDSQPAETPARRVVLIKTIETQDGKQVVTEVPKERAEPGK; translated from the exons ATGAGCCGCGGCGGGGTCGCTGGGGGCCCTCGCCGAGCTCCCCTCCGGGCTCCGCCGCCGCCCATCCCCGTGGCCTCGGGGCGGCTGTCGGGGGCGGCGGCCGCTCGGGCGGCGGAACGGGAGGAGCTGGCGGCTCTCAACGATCGTTTCGCCGCTTTCTTGGAGCGGGTGCGAGCGCTGGAACGGCAAAACGGGGCTCTGCGAGCAGCCCTGAACCGGCCcggccccccgccccgcgccgccgggTTGGTGCAGGGGGagctgcgggggctgcgggagcggctgcagctcctgagctGCGACCGGGACCGGCTGCAGGCCGAGAGGGACGGGCTGGCGGCTGAGCTGGCCGCCCTGCGGCACCG GCTGGAGGATGAGATGCAGAAGCGGGAGGATGCGGAGAAGAGCCTGGTGCTGTTCCGCAAG GACGTGGACCACGCCACGCTGTCCCGCCTGGAGCTGGAGCGCAAGGTGGAGCTGCTGATGGACGAGATCGGCTTCCTCAAGAAGCTCCATGAGGAg GAGCTGCGGGACCTGGAGGTGAGCGCCCCGGGCCCCGCGGTGCcggtggaggtggaggtgtgCAAGCCGGAGCTGACGGCTGCGCTGCGGGAGATCCGCACCCAGTACGAGAGCATCGCCGTCAAGAACCTGCAGGAGGCCGAGGAGTGGTACAAGTCCAAG TTCGCCGACCTCTCGGATGCGGCCAACCGCAACCACGAGGCGGTTCGCCTGGCCAAGCAGGAGATGAACGAGTCGCGGCGGCAGATCCAGAGTCTCACCTGCGAGGTGGACGGGCTGAAGGGCATG AACGAGGCGCTGCAGCGGCAGATGCGGGAGATGGAGGCTGAGTTTGGGGAGGAGGTCGGGGGCTACCAGGACGTGGTGGGGCGGCTGGAGCAGGAGATCCAGCAGATGAAGGAGGAGATGGCGAGGCACCTGCGCGAGTACCAGGACCTTCTCAACGTCAAGATGGCCCTGGACATCGAGATCGCCACGTACCGCAAGCTGCTGGAGGGCGAGGAGAGCCG GATCACGGTCCCTCTGTACCCCACCACCTCCTTCAGCATCAGGAGCtcag TGATGGATTCGCAGCCCGCGGAGACCCCAGCACGGAGGGTGGTTCTCATCAAAACTATTGAGACACAGGATGGGaag CAGGTGGTGACCGAGGTGCCCAAGGAGCGAGCGGAGCCAGGGAAGTGA
- the TUBA1A gene encoding tubulin alpha-1A chain: protein MRECISIHVGQAGVQIGNACWELYCLEHGIQPDGQMPSDKTIGGGDDSFNTFFSETGAGKHVPRAVFVDLEPTVIDEVRTGTYRQLFHPEQLITGKEDAANNYARGHYTIGKEIIDLVLDRIRKLADQCTGLQGFLVFHSFGGGTGSGFTSLLMERLSVDYGKKSKLEFSIYPAPQVSTAVVEPYNSILTTHTTLEHSDCAFMVDNEAIYDICRRNLDIERPTYTNLNRLIGQIVSSITASLRFDGALNVDLTEFQTNLVPYPRIHFPLATYAPVISAEKAYHEQLSVAEITNACFEPANQMVKCDPRHGKYMACCLLYRGDVVPKDVNAAIATIKTKRTIQFVDWCPTGFKVGINYQPPTVVPGGDLAKVQRAVCMLSNTTAIAEAWARLDHKFDLMYAKRAFVHWYVGEGMEEGEFSEAREDMAALEKDYEEVGVDSVEGEGEEEGEEY, encoded by the exons ATG CGTGAGTGCATCTCCATCCATGTGGGCCAAGCGGGCGTGCAGATCGGGAACGCCTGCTGGGAGCTGTACTGCCTGGAGCACGGCATCCAGCCCGATGGGCAGATGCCCAGCGACAAGACCATCGGCGGGGGAGACGACTCCTTCAACACCTTCTTCAGCGAGACCGGCGCCGGCAAACACGTGCCGCGGGCCGTCTTCGTGGACCTGGAGCCCACGGTGATCG ACGAGGTTCGCACCGGGACATACCGGCAGCTCTTCCACCCGGAGCAGCTGATCACGGGCAAGGAAGATGCCGCCAACAACTACGCCCGTGGGCACTACACCATCGGCAAGGAGATCATCGACCTGGTCCTCGACCGCATCCGCAAGCTG GCTGACCAGTGCACGGGGCTGCAGGGCTTCCTGGTCTTCCACAGCTTCGGGGGCGGCACCGGCTCCGGCTTCACCTCGCTGCTCATGGAGCGCCTCTCGGTCGACTACGGCAAGAAGTCCAAGCTGGAGTTCTCCATCTACCCGGCCCCGCAGGTGTCCACGGCCGTGGTGGAGCCCTACAACTCCATCCTCACCACCCACACCACCCTGGAGCACTCCGACTGCGCCTTCATGGTGGACAACGAAGCCATCTACGACATCTGCCGCCGCAACCTGGACATCGAGAGGCCCACCTACACCAACCTCAACAGGTTGATCGGCCAGATCGTGTCGTCCATCACGGCCTCGCTGCGCTTCGATGGGGCCCTCAACGTCGACCTGACGGAGTTCCAGACCAACCTGGTGCCGTACCCGCGCATCCACTTCCCGCTGGCCACCTACGCGCCGGTGATCTCTGCCGAGAAGGCTTACCACGAGCAGCTCTCGGTGGCCGAGATCACCAACGCCTGCTTCGAGCCGGCCAACCAGATGGTGAAGTGCGACCCGCGGCACGGCAAGTACATGGCGTGCTGCCTGCTGTACCGCGGGGACGTGGTGCCCAAGGATGTCAACGCCGCCATCGCCACCATCAAAACCAAGCGCACCATCCAGTTTGTGGACTGGTGCCCTACTGGTTTCAAGGTGGGGATCAACTACCAGCCGCCCACGGTGGTGCCCGGGGGGGACCTGGCCAAGGTGCAGCGCGCGGTGTGCATGCTGAGCAACACCACGGCCATCGCCGAGGCCTGGGCCCGCCTGGACCACAAGTTTGACCTGATGTACGCCAAGCGGGCGTTCGTGCACTGGTACGTGGGGGAGGGCATGGAGGAGGGCGAGTTCTCGGAGGCGCGGGAGGACATGGCGGCTCTGGAGAAGGATTACGAGGAGGTGGGGGTGGATTCtgtggaaggggaaggagaagaggaaggagaggagtaCTAA
- the C1QL4 gene encoding complement C1q-like protein 4, which translates to MVLVLLVAIPLLVHSSKAAAHYEMLGSCRMVCDPYPGPELPVASSSSSPPFLPGAKGEPGRKGRAGVRGPPGPPGPRGPPGEPGRPGPPGPPGPGPGGYIPSFYSPKIAFYAGLRKPHEGYEVLRFDDVVTNVGNYYEPSSGKFTCPLPGIYFFTYHVLMRGGDGTSMWADLMKNGQVRASAIAQDADQNYDYASNSVILHLDVGDEVFVKLDGGKVHGGNTNKYSTFSGFIIYPD; encoded by the exons ATGGTCTTGGTTCTCCTGGTGGCCATCCCGCTGCTGGTCCACAGCTCCAAGGCGGCCGCGCACTACGAGATGCTGGGCAGCTGCCGCATGGTCTGCGACCCCTACCCAGGCCCCGAGCTCCCCgtcgcctcctcctcctcctcgccgccCTTCTTGCCCGGTGCCAAGGGCGAACCGGGGCGCAAAGGCCGCGCCGGAGTGCGGGGACCCCCTGGACCCCCAGGACCGCGGGGGCCGCCGGGTGAACCGGGTCGTCCGGGGCCACCGGGACCGCCGGGACCGGGTCCCGGGGGGTACATCCCATCCTTCTACAGCCCCAAAATCGCTTTCTACGCGGGCCTGCGGAAGCCGCACGAGGGCTACGAGGTGCTGCGCTTTGACGACGTGGTCACCAACGTGGGCAACTACTACGAGCCCTCGAGCGGCAAGTTCACCTGCCCCCTGCCCGGCATCTACTTCTTCACCTACCACGTCCTCATGCGCGGAGGTGACGGCACCAGCATGTGGGCTGATCTCATGAAGAACGGGCAG GTTCGGGCCAGCGCCATCGCGCAGGATGCGGACCAGAACTACGACTACGCCAGCAACAGCGTCATCCTGCACCTGGACGTGGGCGACGAGGTCTTCGTGAAGCTGGACGGGGGCAAAGTGCACGGCGGCAACACCAACAAGTACAGCACCTTCTCCGGCTTCATCATCTACCCCgactga
- the LOC138732802 gene encoding tubulin alpha-1B chain — protein sequence MRECISIHVGQAGVQIGNACWELYCLEHGIQPDGQMPSDKTIGGGDDSFNTFFSETGAGKHVPRAVFVDLEPTVIDEVRTGTYRQLFHPEQLITGKEDAANNYARGHYTIGKEIIDLVLDRIRKLADQCTGLQGFLVFHSFGGGTGSGFTSLLMERLSVDYGKKSKLEFSIYPAPQVSTAVVEPYNSILTTHTTLEHSDCAFMVDNEAIYDICRRNLDIERPTYTNLNRLISQIVSSITASLRFDGALNVDLTEFQTNLVPYPRIHFPLATYAPVISAEKAYHEQLSVAEITNACFEPANQMVKCDPRHGKYMACCLLYRGDVVPKDVNAAIATIKTKRSIQFVDWCPTGFKVGINYQPPTVVPGGDLAKVQRAVCMLSNTTAIAEAWARLDHKFDLMYAKRAFVHWYVGEGMEEGEFSEAREDMAALEKDYEEVGVDSVEGEGEEEGEEY from the exons ATG CGTGAGTGCATCTCCATCCATGTGGGCCAAGCGGGCGTGCAGATCGGGAACGCCTGCTGGGAGCTGTACTGCCTGGAGCACGGCATCCAGCCCGATGGGCAGATGCCCAGCGACAAGACCATCGGCGGGGGAGACGACTCCTTCAACACCTTCTTCAGCGAGACCGGCGCCGGCAAACACGTGCCGCGGGCTGTCTTCGTGGACCTGGAGCCCACGGTGATCG ACGAGGTTCGCACCGGGACGTACCGGCAGCTCTTCCACCCGGAGCAGCTGATCACGGGCAAGGAAGATGCCGCCAACAACTACGCCCGCGGGCACTACACCATCGGCAAGGAGATCATCGACCTGGTCCTCGACCGCATCCGCAAGCTG gCTGACCAGTGCACGGGGCTGCAGGGCTTCCTGGTCTTCCACAGCTTCGGGGGCGGCACCGGCTCCGGCTTCACCTCGCTGCTCATGGAGCGCCTCTCGGTCGACTACGGCAAGAAGTCCAAGCTGGAGTTCTCCATCTACCCGGCCCCGCAGGTGTCCACGGCCGTGGTGGAGCCCTACAACTCCATCCTCACCACCCACACCACCCTGGAGCACTCCGACTGCGCCTTCATGGTGGACAACGAAGCCATCTACGACATCTGCCGCCGCAACCTGGACATCGAGAGGCCCACCTACACCAACCTCAACCGCCTCATCAGCCAGATCGTGTCGTCCATCACGGCCTCGCTGCGCTTCGATGGGGCCCTCAACGTCGACCTGACGGAGTTCCAGACCAACCTGGTGCCGTACCCGCGCATCCACTTCCCGCTGGCCACCTACGCGCCGGTGATCTCTGCCGAGAAGGCTTACCACGAGCAGCTCTCGGTGGCCGAGATCACCAACGCCTGCTTTGAGCCGGCCAACCAGATGGTGAAGTGCGACCCGCGGCACGGCAAGTACATGGCGTGCTGCCTGCTGTACCGCGGGGACGTGGTGCCCAAGGATGTCAACGCTGCCATCGCCACCATCAAAACCAAGCGCAGCATCCAGTTCGTGGACTGGTGCCCTACTGGTTTCAAGGTGGGGATCAACTACCAGCCGCCCACGGTGGTGCCCGGGGGGGACCTGGCCAAGGTGCAGCGCGCGGTGTGCATGCTGAGCAACACCACGGCCATCGCCGAGGCCTGGGCCCGCCTGGACCACAAGTTTGACCTGATGTACGCCAAGCGGGCGTTCGTGCACTGGTACGTGGGGGAGGGCATGGAGGAGGGCGAGTTCTCGGAGGCGCGGGAGGACATGGCGGCTCTGGAGAAGGATTATGAGGAGGTGGGGGTGGATTCtgtggaaggggaaggagaagaggaaggagaggagtaTTAA